Proteins encoded together in one Onychomys torridus chromosome 1, mOncTor1.1, whole genome shotgun sequence window:
- the LOC118576007 gene encoding leukocyte immunoglobulin-like receptor subfamily A member 5, whose protein sequence is MTIAFIALFYLVLTLFSMTHVPVEAIGKPTLRAQPGSVMTRGMQVTISCEGTSNAQEYYLDKEGGPDPWQRQTPLEPTNKAKFFFPSIQENHAGRYRCYYRTHVGWSERSDFLDLMVTGLYTKPSLSALPSPAMRLGGNVTLQCASKLGYDGFALTKEEPQKFSWTLDSQYIYSNGSFRALFSVGPVTSRQQRTFRCYGYYLSKPQVWSEPSDPLEFLVSGAPETTRQPQNMSEALTVSPPQDHTVQNLIRMGMSGLIFILLGILLFEACHSQRRTLTAS, encoded by the exons atgaccatTGCCTTCATAGCCCTGTTCTATCTTG TGCTGACCCTGTTCTCCATGACCCATGTACCAGTAG AAGCTATTGGCAAGCCCACACTCAGAGCTCAACCAGGCTCTGTGATGACCAGGGGCATGCAAGTGACCATCTCATGTGAGGGGACCTCAAATGCCCAGGAATACTATCTCGATAAAGAGGGCGGTCCAGATCCCTGGCAAAGACAGACCCCTCTGGAGCCTACAAATAAGGCCAAGTTCTTCTTCCCATCTATTCAAGAGAACCATGCAGGGAGATATCGCTGTTACTATAGGACCCATGTTGGCTGGTCAGAGCGCAGTGACTTTCTAGACTTGATGGTGACAG GACTCTACACAAAACCCAGTCTGTcagccctgcccagcccagcGATGAGATTAGGAGGGAATGTGACCCTCCAGTGTGCCTCAAAGCTTGGGTATGATGGGTTTGCTCTGACtaaggaggaaccacagaagTTCTCTTGGACCCTAGACTCACAGTACATATACTCTAATGGCAGTTTCCGGGCACTGTTCTCTGTGGGGCCTGTGACCTCCAGACAGCAGAGGACATTCAGATGCTATGGCTATTACCTGAGTAAACCCCAGGTGTGGTCAGAACCCAGTGATCCTCTGGAGTTCCTGGTGTCAG GAGCACCTGAGACCACCAGACAACCACAAAACATGTCAGAAGCCCTGACAG TCTCACCACCCCAGGATCACACAGTACAGAACCTCATCCGGATGGGCATGTCTGGCTTGATCTTCATACTTCTTGGGATTTTGCTGTTTGAAGCTTGCCACAGCCAGAGAAGGACCTTGACTGCATCctag